The following proteins come from a genomic window of Methanofollis sp.:
- a CDS encoding HEAT repeat domain-containing protein, with amino-acid sequence MAADKQEYNPSDGENQESIDQEIADLILSLKDPNITVRWEAIGTLVDIGARAVPQICEAMKDENKFVRWGAAEALGRIGDARGVRPLITALKDRDKDVRWKAAISLGGMQAQEAVCPLIQTLHDEDTDVRWGAATALGEIGDHRAVEDLLDALKDRHDRDGRDGAIFALGELHDPRAVAPLIEALEDRNYEIRFEAAKALGKIGDQRAERPLINRIKDENWEVRLVAAEALVRVGGQDTTDVLLPLLTDDAPDVRRTAIEILGEIGGPAAVGPLVAVLRHDENCRYEAAEALGKIGDPGAFEPLQQIYEFCDPYVRVAVLNAMSVILLKMKSKTNAGQVNGQ; translated from the coding sequence ATGGCAGCAGATAAACAGGAATACAACCCTTCTGACGGGGAAAACCAGGAATCGATCGACCAGGAGATCGCGGACCTGATCCTCTCCCTCAAAGACCCGAACATTACAGTCAGGTGGGAGGCGATCGGGACTCTGGTCGATATCGGAGCCAGGGCTGTCCCGCAGATCTGTGAGGCCATGAAGGACGAGAATAAATTCGTGCGCTGGGGTGCTGCCGAGGCTCTGGGACGTATTGGTGACGCCAGAGGTGTCAGGCCCCTGATCACCGCGTTAAAGGACAGGGACAAGGACGTCAGGTGGAAGGCTGCGATCAGTCTCGGCGGCATGCAGGCACAGGAGGCGGTCTGCCCCCTGATCCAGACCCTGCACGACGAGGACACCGACGTCAGGTGGGGCGCCGCCACCGCCCTCGGCGAGATCGGCGATCACCGTGCCGTTGAAGATCTCCTCGACGCCCTGAAGGACAGGCATGACAGGGACGGGCGGGACGGCGCCATCTTCGCGCTCGGTGAACTCCATGACCCGCGGGCCGTGGCCCCCCTCATCGAGGCCCTCGAAGACCGCAACTACGAGATCAGGTTCGAGGCCGCGAAAGCCCTCGGGAAGATCGGCGACCAGAGAGCAGAAAGGCCGCTGATCAACCGTATCAAAGACGAGAACTGGGAAGTGCGCCTCGTCGCCGCCGAAGCGCTGGTCAGGGTCGGCGGGCAGGACACGACCGACGTCCTCCTGCCCCTCCTCACCGACGACGCCCCCGACGTCCGCCGGACCGCCATCGAGATCCTCGGCGAGATCGGAGGACCCGCGGCCGTCGGCCCCCTTGTCGCCGTCCTCAGGCATGACGAAAATTGCCGCTACGAAGCCGCGGAGGCCCTCGGGAAGATCGGAGACCCCGGCGCCTTCGAGCCACTCCAGCAGATCTATGAGTTCTGCGACCCCTATGTCAGGGTCGCCGTCCTCAACGCGATGTCCGTGATCCTCTTAAAAATGAAAAGTAAAACGAACGCCGGCCAGGTCAACGGACAATAA
- a CDS encoding putative manganese-dependent inorganic diphosphatase, with amino-acid sequence MNKVYVIGHRHPDTDSICSAIGYAELLNREEAGKYVPARCGEINPETGFVLERFGTEAPALIESVEPNVSDLPFTYPVSARADIPTIEVVAMMDEHGVRNMPIVDDNGILLGLMSEHGLARAYVTRTKIEQLAITPIKLETLAKILNAQILVPGPDLLEGRVYMAIDALHVSLSRLSPCDVAIVGDNEPAQLALISAGIAALILADNSPVGERVINAAKTRNVAVLSTALDAFGVGKMINLSLPAGMVMATDVPRVSMADPLEYVKDVVSNSKYRTACVVENDNRLLGMISRNTFVDDIRKSVILVDHNEFSQAVDGIEKADVLEIIDHHRLGAITTLKPIKFLNDPVGSTSTIITRMFIEKGVEPTEQTAGLLLSGVLSDTLALKMSTTTPEDEKVVDYLAGIAGVDPAAYGMELVQRGIELENVPLHDLLLRDTKHYNLFEKKVVIAQVTVPSFEFSTVHADEIKEKVNALRQETGSDFFLALFTNVFENGSDLFAAAEEGHLAKMGIAEQPTRLPGVMSRKKDFLPQFGNMLRDL; translated from the coding sequence ATGAACAAGGTCTATGTGATCGGGCACAGGCACCCTGATACCGACAGTATCTGCAGCGCCATAGGTTATGCCGAACTCCTGAACCGTGAGGAGGCAGGGAAATATGTCCCTGCGCGGTGCGGGGAGATCAATCCCGAGACGGGTTTTGTCCTTGAACGGTTCGGCACCGAAGCGCCGGCCCTGATCGAGAGCGTCGAGCCCAATGTCTCCGACCTGCCCTTCACCTATCCGGTCAGCGCCCGTGCCGACATCCCGACGATCGAGGTCGTCGCCATGATGGACGAACACGGCGTGCGCAACATGCCGATCGTCGACGACAACGGCATCCTCCTCGGCCTTATGAGCGAGCACGGCCTGGCCCGTGCCTATGTGACCCGGACGAAGATCGAACAACTTGCCATCACGCCGATAAAACTCGAAACCCTGGCAAAGATCCTGAACGCCCAGATCCTCGTGCCCGGCCCCGACCTCCTGGAAGGAAGGGTGTACATGGCGATCGACGCCCTCCATGTCTCCCTCTCGCGGCTCTCGCCCTGTGACGTCGCCATAGTCGGGGACAACGAACCGGCCCAGCTCGCCCTGATCTCGGCCGGGATCGCCGCGCTCATCCTCGCCGACAATTCGCCGGTCGGCGAGCGCGTCATCAATGCCGCAAAGACGCGGAACGTCGCCGTCCTCTCGACCGCCCTCGATGCCTTCGGTGTCGGCAAGATGATTAATCTCTCCCTGCCGGCAGGTATGGTGATGGCGACCGACGTGCCGCGGGTGAGCATGGCCGACCCCCTCGAATATGTGAAGGACGTCGTCTCGAACTCCAAGTACAGGACGGCCTGCGTGGTCGAAAACGACAACCGCCTGCTTGGCATGATCTCGCGCAACACCTTTGTCGACGACATCCGCAAGTCGGTGATCCTTGTCGATCACAACGAGTTCTCGCAGGCGGTGGACGGGATCGAGAAGGCCGACGTGCTGGAGATCATCGACCACCATCGCCTCGGGGCAATCACCACCCTGAAACCCATCAAATTCCTGAATGATCCCGTGGGGTCGACCTCGACGATCATCACCAGGATGTTCATCGAAAAGGGGGTCGAACCGACAGAGCAGACGGCAGGCCTGCTGCTCTCCGGCGTCCTCTCCGACACCCTCGCCCTGAAGATGTCGACGACGACCCCAGAGGACGAAAAAGTCGTGGACTACCTGGCCGGCATCGCGGGCGTGGACCCGGCGGCCTATGGCATGGAACTTGTCCAGCGGGGGATAGAACTTGAAAATGTCCCCCTCCACGACCTTCTCCTCAGGGATACCAAGCACTACAACCTCTTTGAGAAGAAGGTGGTCATCGCGCAGGTGACCGTCCCCTCCTTCGAGTTCAGCACCGTGCATGCTGACGAGATCAAGGAGAAGGTCAACGCCCTCCGCCAGGAAACAGGGAGCGACTTTTTCCTCGCCCTCTTCACCAATGTCTTCGAGAACGGCAGCGACCTCTTTGCCGCGGCAGAGGAGGGCCACCTCGCAAAGATGGGAATTGCGGAACAGCCAACGCGGCTTCCGGGCGTGATGTCACGGAAGAAGGACTTCCTCCCGCAGTTCGGGAATATGCTCCGGGACCTCTGA
- a CDS encoding flavin reductase family protein, producing MKRSCGARPLLYPHPVLIVCTYDADGNPDAMTAAWGGICSSNPPSVAVSIQKVRKTYENIQQQKAFTICIPSAGHVAAADYFGIESGRHADKIATAGLTAVRSDLVDAPYVAEFPVVLECRLTGSVEVGVHTQFIGEILDVKVDESVLGPDGVPDLTKVMPFVYDSAGRAYHAVGPEIAKAFSAGLALKK from the coding sequence ATGAAGAGATCATGCGGCGCGCGGCCGCTTCTTTATCCTCACCCTGTGCTGATCGTCTGCACCTATGATGCCGACGGCAATCCTGATGCCATGACCGCGGCATGGGGAGGGATCTGCTCGTCCAACCCGCCGTCGGTGGCTGTCTCGATCCAGAAAGTGCGGAAGACCTACGAGAACATCCAGCAGCAGAAGGCGTTTACCATCTGCATCCCGTCTGCCGGCCATGTCGCCGCGGCAGACTACTTCGGGATCGAGTCGGGGAGGCACGCCGACAAGATCGCGACGGCCGGACTGACCGCGGTCAGGAGCGACCTCGTCGATGCGCCCTATGTCGCCGAGTTCCCGGTCGTCCTTGAGTGCAGGCTCACAGGGAGCGTGGAGGTCGGCGTCCATACCCAGTTCATCGGCGAGATCCTGGACGTCAAGGTGGACGAGTCGGTGCTCGGGCCGGACGGCGTGCCTGACCTCACAAAGGTCATGCCTTTTGTCTACGACTCCGCGGGCCGTGCGTACCATGCCGTCGGCCCGGAGATCGCAAAGGCCTTCTCGGCAGGCCTTGCCCTGAAAAAGTGA